AGCAATTAGCGGAGAAAATGCCACCAAAGCCGCCATATTAGACCAGATGCTAAACACCCGCATCATCCATTTATCCGCCCACGGACTCCTCGACGATTTCCCAGGTTCGGGAATTCCCGGCACGATAATTTTAGCTGCTTCAGGAGATACCGACGACGGCGCACTCAATGCCGCCGAAATCCTGCAATTAAAACTCAATTCCGAACTCGTAGTATTAAGCGCTTGCAGCACAGGCCGCGGTAAAATCACCGGAGATGGAGTCAACGGACTATCGCGCTGCTTCATCCTCGCCGGAGTACCGAGTATCATCATATCTCTGTGGAATATGGGAGCAGTTTCAGCCAAATTACTAATGACTGAATTCTACCAAAATTTAGCACGAGGCGATAACAGAGCAGCGGCATTGCGGCGTGCTATGCTAACAACAAAGGAACGATTTCCCAGTCCGATCGCCTGGGCTGCATTTACGTTAATCGGCGAAACGGAAATTTTATCGTTAGAGACTCAACAAATAGATTTAAGGAAGCTAAAAATGTCACTCCCAGATAATTACACACCGGAAGAGATTGTCAAGGGTTTAACTAAGTTATTGAGAATATCCGAACCGAAGCTATTTGTTAATGATTTGCCTGCGCTTGATGTAAGTTCTACGGATCGTGTCAATACTATAGCAGAAAAAATCAAGGCTTGGTGCGAAACCAGACCGTCTATCGAAGAGAATTTAGAGAACGAAATCGAGCAATGTGGGCCTGGTGGAAACTGTGATGATCCACCGGAAGAAATTGAGAGGGAGTTTATGGAAACTCTGATAGATAATCAGATTAGGCTGGGTTTGTCTCGGCCATCGGTTCCGGTGGTTGAAACAGATGATTCTGCGACGGAATCGGTTGAAGATTGAGGATAAATCAACTAAATCTCAGAAACCGGGTTTCTTCGGATATCTCTCGTGCTCAGCCGAAATTGTGGTAGAAACCCGGTTTCTCGCCACTCAACCGAATCTCAGAAACCGGGTTTCTTCGGATATCTCTCGTGCTCAGCCGAAATTGTGGTAGAAACCCGGTTTCTCGCCACTCAACCGAATCTCAGAAACCGGGTTTCTTCGGATATCTCTCGTGCTCAGCCGAAATTGTGGTAGAAACCCGGTTTCTCGCCACTCAACCGAATCTCAGAAACCGGGTTTCTTCGGATATCTCTCGTGCTCAGCCGAAATTGTGGTAGAAACCCGGTTTCTCGCCACCCAGCGATAGAATTTGATTATGAACGAACCACCGCAAATTAAAAATCCCAGCATCACTCTGTATCCTTTCCACCTGCGAAATGATGGAGACGAAGGCTACCAAGAACAAGCCCAAAATGCCGATCGCATTTGGCAACACCTAGCCGATAATGTCGGCGGAAAATTCGAGTTTCCCGAACTAAAATCCCTGAGAGACAAGCTAATCTGCTACAAAGATGGCAAGTATTACCCAGCGGGCGAAGATGCGAATTTGAGCATTCAAAAGTTACTAAAAAATGGCAAAGGCTTAAATTTTACGCCCCTGATTCAGCCTAATTATCCCAATCTCCGTGGCTCGATTAATACACGAAGGATTAATGATACCTACGCCGCAGATTTGACTTTTTATTATCAAGATGCTACGATTTTAGTTGCTGATTTAAAGCAATTAAATCCCGAAGGTTGCTTGCTCTCGAATCAAATTCAAGCATCCCTGGGACAGACGTTATTCCTGTATGCAGAGCCTGTTGTGTATGATGATTATCGCAGTCTGGCGGATAAATGCGTCCGGGCTTTGGTGGGAGATGGCATCGAAACAGAATTACAAATTACTGGGACTGGAAAGTTATTTGGTAGTCCGATTTTTGAATATGATAATCTTAGCAAAAAGTGTCATGTCTTAATCTGGTTGCAACAGAATCCTGATACTTTGAAGTTTATAACAGGAAATTTTAACTCTTATTTGACGAATCTGCTGTGTGCTCGCAGTAAAACTTTGTTTGTGTACAATCAAGCTAAGGAAAGTTATCGCCTCGGACAACAAATAGCGACTAAGCTAGATAAATTACTGCCAGAATTCACTCAAATAGAGTCGGAACCAAATCGAGAGGTTAAACTCACGAAGTTAAAGAGTTTGTTGGCCCAAATCCGCAGTTTAGTATTTGATTATACTAAGGAGTTGCGGCATTTGCGAGAATTTAGCAATACGATTGACATTAATACTGAAAATTATGAGGAAGCTTATGCTAAAATTAAAGAGTTGTCCGTGGATGGTGACAATCTCCAGTTTTTAGAGAAGTTTCGGAGTTTGTGCGATCGCAAATATCAACGTCAAATCCAAAAAGACTTAAACTACCTGATGGCGAATCAGGATTTGTTCCAGCAGACAATCTCCACAATCCGCGGGATGGTGGCAATCGAACAGGTGGAGTTGAGCCGGGAACAGGCAGAAAGGGAACATCAGCGCGATCGCGAACAGATACAATTGTACCAGCAAAAGGAACAAGAGCAGAAAGACCGCGATCTAGCTCAAATCACACAGGACAAGGAAAGCGAAGATAAAGAGAAAAAGCGCGATCGCCAACTTGAGAATATCATATTTTTTGTCGGAACTGCGATCGGTGGCGGCCAAATCTTTTCAGCAGCCTATCCCCTAATCAAGGATACACCGATTAAATGGCAACCCGATTTTTCCCTCCCGCTTCATCCCTTCACCTCGACGATTATCGGGAGTTTGGTTTTCGGTATACTATTCGGCTTGCTGATATTGCCTATCCTACCGCTGGCGAGAAAAATATTGCCAAAAATTGGGCCGCTGGTAAGGAAAATATTGTCTAGGTAGCAGTGGCTTCAACAATCATAAACCTCTTGCATAAAAAGGGCTCGTAGTGCGGACTTTAGTCCTCCGCATTTTGCGGACTAAAGTCCGCACTACGAACTAAATGTAACTGCTAGCTTGACGGGTGAACATTGAGCAGTAAATTCCGTTGGATGCGATCAATTCGTCGTGAGTTCCGATTTCGGCTATTTTACCATTTTCCATCACCGCGATGCGATCGGCAATTTTGGCCAATCCCAATCTGTGACTGATCACAATCGTGGTTTTCCCGGCGGCGATTTGCCGGAAGATGCTGTAAATTTCGTGTTCTGTCTTGGGATCGAGGGCGGCGGTTGGTTCGTCAAAAATTAGGACTTCGGCTGTAGAAAGGCGCATGAGGGCGCGGGCGATCGCAATTCTTTGCCACTGTCCCCCCGATAAGTCGATGCCGTCTTCTAATTGTTTCCCCAAGGGCGTTTCTAAACCTTGTTCTAAACTGTTGACTTTGGCTGCAATTCCTGCTTCGGAAATCGCTTCGTTAATTGCGGTGTCATCCGAGAGGGAAAGCAAATCGCCGAAACCGACGTTTTCTCGCACGGTGGAGGGGAAGCGGGCGTAATCTTGCATGACTACTGCTATGCGCGATCGCACGTATGCTAGAGAGTACGATCGCAAATCTTGATTGTTCCAGGCGATCGTACCACTTGTGGGGTCATACAGGCGGCCGAGGAGTTTACCGAGAGTCGTTTTACCCGCGCCATTTTCACCGACAAGCACTAGCATTTCACCCGGATGAATGGTTAAGTCGATATTTGCGATCGTGTTTTTTGTGCTACCGGGATAGCAAAAAGATAAATCCTTAATCTCGATACCAATTTTATCTTTTGTGGGGCGGGAATCTTGCCCGCCATCTGGTAAACTAGGCAAGCGAGATGCCACATTCAGCAGCGGAGACTGCAACTCAGGTTTCAGATCCAAAAGTTGAAAAATCGGACTGACGCCGAGGGAAATATCGTACAAATTAGTGTAATTCCCAATCAGTAATTGCAAACTTGTCTCTACTTGGACAATCAAACCAGAATACAGCGCCAAATCTCCTAAAGTGTAGCGCCCTCCCAAAGCTCCCATGACCACATAAACAAATGGCAAGGCTACACCTATTCTACTAAATATCGACCACAAAAGTACAACAATCGCTCCTTTTTTTCGCACTTGCTGCATCTCGCTAAAAAACTGCAAATATTGACCCTGCCAACGTTTTAGCCAAAGTTCCTGCAACCCAAACAAACGCAATTCTTTAGCATATTCTTCCCCTGTCAATACTGTAGCGGATAAGTTCATCTCGCGAGTGATTTTAGCTTGCTTTTTTTGAACTCTCCAGATAAGTTTGAGATATTTTCTTTCAATGTGAATTGAGGGAAGTGATGAAACCACCATCACCACAGGAACCCACCAAGCTATTGATGCAGCCAGGCCGATCGAGGGAATGAATATACAAATTCCCGTGATTGTCATGCTGATGGTGAAGGCTAGTTGCTGTACTTGTTTAACTCCGGTTT
Above is a genomic segment from Microcoleus sp. bin38.metabat.b11b12b14.051 containing:
- a CDS encoding ABC transporter ATP-binding protein, with amino-acid sequence MQPIQITTFQALRRSLGVIIKAAPIELRNLIILNIVRGAAPSGVLFLDKLIIDEVSKLLSQTRTAQPLALMISHPILLWSIVGVLTLKLVSDSIETMSSFAATSLRDRVQGGVEGKVLEKVANFDDIALFENPELLNILELAKTGVKQVQQLAFTISMTITGICIFIPSIGLAASIAWWVPVVMVVSSLPSIHIERKYLKLIWRVQKKQAKITREMNLSATVLTGEEYAKELRLFGLQELWLKRWQGQYLQFFSEMQQVRKKGAIVVLLWSIFSRIGVALPFVYVVMGALGGRYTLGDLALYSGLIVQVETSLQLLIGNYTNLYDISLGVSPIFQLLDLKPELQSPLLNVASRLPSLPDGGQDSRPTKDKIGIEIKDLSFCYPGSTKNTIANIDLTIHPGEMLVLVGENGAGKTTLGKLLGRLYDPTSGTIAWNNQDLRSYSLAYVRSRIAVVMQDYARFPSTVRENVGFGDLLSLSDDTAINEAISEAGIAAKVNSLEQGLETPLGKQLEDGIDLSGGQWQRIAIARALMRLSTAEVLIFDEPTAALDPKTEHEIYSIFRQIAAGKTTIVISHRLGLAKIADRIAVMENGKIAEIGTHDELIASNGIYCSMFTRQASSYI